GTCCACCAAGCGGCCCGAACCGAGATCCACCAGCCGTGCCAGATAGAACGATTCACCGAAATGGCGCCGCCAGATCTCGACCGGCTCTCGAATCCCGGTCAAGTTGATACGCCGGTTCCACCGGACAAGCATTTCTGTGTAAGCAAGCACCGCTTCAACCGTCTCCGCGCGCGGGTGCAAGCCGAATGTTTCCAGAGTCTGGTTCAATTGCTCGCTCGGAGTCATCATAGCAAATAGAATCTAGTAGAACTCAATAATAGCTAAGAGATTATTCATAGTCCTCCGCAGGTCCTGGCGCCGAGCGAAGAATTCTATCGGCGACGCCGGGTCTTTCGACCTCCCGGATTTCAAGCCTGGCGATATCAGTCAAGACGGCGGCACGCATAGACGGTGGCGGCGCGCCTCACT
The nucleotide sequence above comes from Candidatus Acidiferrales bacterium. Encoded proteins:
- a CDS encoding RsmG family class I SAM-dependent methyltransferase — protein: MMTPSEQLNQTLETFGLHPRAETVEAVLAYTEMLVRWNRRINLTGIREPVEIWRRHFGESFYLARLVDLGSGRLVD